Sequence from the Arvicola amphibius chromosome 3, mArvAmp1.2, whole genome shotgun sequence genome:
GAATATTTGCATATAGTGCAGacaagtctgtgtgtgtgaaatatacaTGCCACACCATGCATCCTGTAGATGGGCATGCATACCTGAATATCTACCACCCAGATAGGCCCTTCCATGTACACACAACTAGTCTCACCTGAGCAAAAAGTACATATGAAATCCCCAACTTTACCCCAGTCTACACAGTTCTACATGCTAATAAGCAATGCACACTTGTGCTTCATGTACGTCATGtgctcatgcatacacatacttaCATGTACTCAGACACATGTATCACAGACACATACCTTCCCACACATACTTGCACATGAGCATATGCTCACTCCCACACTCATTCCTACACAAGGTGTGTTTTCATTCACGGGTCCCAATTCCTTCCTCAGCTACAAGAAGGGAGGTCGAGCCTCTGCCCTCAAGCACGTGGAGACCAACGTGTACAATGTCCAGCGACTGTTGCACATCCAGGGAAGGAAGCATGTGTCTGCCACTGAGGTGAGAGCAGGCGGGGACACGGTCTGACCTCCAGACTCACAGGGGCTGAGTATCCTGAAGCATGAGAAAGGCAGAGAATGTGGAGAGTGTATGGAGCGGTGAGGAACAGTTCCCCAGATGTCCCATCTCACTAAAGAGACTCAAGGCAGCCTTGGGTTCCCGCCCGACCTCTGCTCTGCTGCTGGGCCCCTGTCTTCCCTCATGCCTTgtgggcagaggaggcagaagcgGTGTGCACTGGGCCCTTGAAGGCAGCACGATGGGAGTGTGATAGCCTCACACCTTCTCTCACACCATCCAtcgtctcacacacacacacacacactcacactgtcTACCCCGTCATCCATccattgtcacacacacacacacacacacacacacacgcactcacactgTCTACCCCGTCATCCATccattgtcacacacacacacacacacgcactcacacacgcacactgtcTACCCCGTCATCCATCCatcgtcacacacacacacacactcacacgcacacacactcacactgtcTACCCCGTCATCCATCCAtcgtctcacacacacacacacacatgcacgcacgcacacacgcacactgtcTACCCcgtcatccatccatctctcacacacacacacacacacacacacacacacacatacacacatgcactcacactgTCTACCCCGTCATCCATCCAtcgtctctcacacacacacacacgcactccacacacacacacacacacactgtctacCCCGTCACCCCCGGGTGGCACCCATCCCTCTAGTCTAAGCAGTGCCCTTTTGTTCACGCACCAGAAAATGAACAGAGGTGCAAGGCATTCTGCTCGCGGCCAGAGTTTGGCACAATGAGCATCATCTACAGTGTGGGGGTGACCCTTTAGTCACCCCCTTTATATGACAGTCAGCCAAGCTCACAGCAGCCCTGTGAGGTACATAATCCTTCCCCTCAGAATCCTGGTCAGGTGGGGATGGGCGCTATGTAGCCCTTGGTTTGACCCATTATGCCGTTGGGATTATTCCGTGTCCTCAAAATGTGTCTGTTTCAATAGCCATCCTTACGTTCCATTTCATACTGTcaccacacaggcacatatatacCGTCCCCTTGAGAACATACTCCTGTTCATACATGATGTGTCCCATATACgcatgtatacatgttcataCAGAGATAAGCAGTTGCCTATGTCCCACTTCTGTATAACCACACAAAAGGTCACATGTGGCTATGATGATGCAATCCTGCATGCTGTGGCAggcactgtcacacacacacatacacacatatacagctgCACACAACCTTACGCATACAGGCGACACCCCCTGCCTTGCCcgtcccctcttcccccttcctcagcCTTTGGTTCTGGTGGTCTGACACCTTTTCCCTCCACACCTCTCTCCTGGCTCTGGAAGGTGACCTTGTCCTGGAACAGCTTTAATAAGGGGGACATCTTCCTGTTGGACCTGGGAAAGGTGATGATCCAATGGAATGGACCCAAAACCAGCATTTCTGAGAAGTCACGGGTCAGTGCCTGCCCTAAGAACCGGGAGTACAGGGCTTGGGGAGAGGAACTCTCTAAGCGCCCATCATCTGACCACCTCAAGGGGTAGGGGGCTCTGTCTCAATCCAACAGGTCCCTTGTTAGGTAGAGCTGTGCCACTGGCAGGACACAGCAGACCTGGGAACACTAAAATGACAGGGTACCAGCTCCCCTGCCCCTATCCCCGTGCCTACGGGTACCAAGCAGTAAGACCGGACTGGGCTGTGTGTGGAACGAGGGGCCGCTCCCAGGAAGACTTGAGCTCTGGCTCCTCTCCTGCAGGCGCTGGCCCTGACTTGCAGCCTCAGGGACAGGGAGCGTGGTGGCCGTGCCCAGATCAGTGTGGTAGAGGACGAGAACAAAGCCACGGACCTCGTACACATCATGGAGGCTGTGCTGGGCTGCAGATCAGGCAGCCTGAGTGCCGCTGTGCCCACCGACAGCGTTAGCCAGCAGCAGAAGGCCAACGTCCGTCTCTACCAGTGAGCAGAGCTGAGGGAGAGCACGGGAAGAGTGAGGGGGTCACAACTGTGTGTGGTTATTAAAACAACAAAGCATCTCCACGGAAACCTCTAGTAAACACACGGAGGTCTCCATGGAAGGTCAAGTGGGGTGGCAGTAGCGTCGGTGAAAAGCCCATAGTACAGAAGGGGAAAACTGAGACACTGTGGGGGGGGAGGGTCAAGGAGCCACCTAAGCCCCAAGGAGAGGCACAATAATTGAGTTGACAGCTCATGACTTCAGTCTCTGGGAAACCAGAGGAGTTCAAGGGCGCTAGGATGGCATCAGGCCAGGAAGAGACCAGCTGTCCACATCTGGATGCCTGCCCCACAGTGTCTTCGAGAAGGGAACGGACCTGGTGGTCCAGGAATTGGCGACCCGCCCATTGACCCAGGACCTCCTGCAAGAGGAAGTAAGGAAAGCCTGGGTCTGGTACCCCACCCTTTCCCCTCATAACCCCAGTCCCTGCTGACCAGACTCAACCTTTTCCCTAGGGCTGCTATCTCCTGGACCAGGGTGGCTTCAAGATTTACATGTGGCAGGGACGGAAGTCCAGCCCTCAGGACAAGAAGGCTGCTTTTACCAGGGCTGTGGTGAGGTCCTGGGGCCCCTCCGGGGAAGCAAGACAGATCTGATGCAGGATGCCCTGTCTGCGGTCAAAGGGAAGACATGGCTCTCTTGGAGCATCTTTATTCCGGGGTCAGGAAGTGAGTGTGTCTACCCCGGAAGCCTTATGTGGCGGGGAAGATTCCTGACAGCCAAGATGTGACGCAAGCAGGTCTCAGCCTGGCCTTGAGGCCTGAGCATCTTCTCCACTGGGGGCAGAGGAGGTTTATGGGACAGTAGGGTATGTGCTTCACCATGTTTGGACTAAGGGACCCCTGCCTACCTTCAGAGACTGTGAAAGATCAGTCGTGAGGGAGCCGGCTTGTAAAATGGGTCTCATGGTTAGTTAATTAACGTAGTTCAGAGCTTGGCTGTCTTGGTAGCCACAGTTGAAGGATGTTTCTGGGGTTGAACGCAGCCTAGAGTCCTTGAGCCTCAGGCCTGCCTGACAGAGTCGTGTCCCAGGGCTTCATCCAGGCCAAGGGCTACCCAAGCTACACCAACGTGGAGGTGGTGAGCGATGGCGCAGAGTCGACCGCCTTCCAGCAGCTGTTTCAGACATGGTCGAAGGAGCCAGATGGGAAAAAACACAGAGGGGGCCGTGAGTAGGGGGTGGAGCCTGGGGGTGGAGCCTGGGGGCGGGGTGCGGGGGTGGAGCCTGGGTGTGGGGTGCGGGGGtggagcctgggggtgggggcaggggtggagccTGGGGGCGGGACGGGGGtggagcctggggtgggggggcgggggtggagCCTGGGACATGGGCAGACCTGGATGGAACCAGAGGCTGCTGTGGGTACTTAAATCAGGAGGGGGCAGAACAGGTGAGGATGAGCAGAAAGAGGACGTGCCCTGGGCCCATGAGATGGGTGAGGGAGGAGTGGGCCCAGTGACGATGAGGAATGTCACTGACTCTAAACTCCATACTCAGATAAACGGATGCAGGCAAAACTGGATGTAAGCAAGCTGCACACCCAGCCTGAGCTAGCGGCCCAGCTCAGAATGGTGGATGACGGCTCTGGGCAAGTGGAGGTGAGGGTactggcttgggggtgggggtgtgcacACAAGGATAGAGAACAGCTGATTGGGGACACAGTTGACTGGGGGTCACGCCTGTAAACCCAGTACGCTGGCCAGTCTAAATGACAAGAGACATGTCTCAACAGCTAAAATGACCCAGGAACACCCACACACAACCAGGGATGTATTCAGGGAAACAGAAACATACATGTCCACTCTCCAACAGCTGGCTCACACACACCATGGACACTCGCTCACAGGCACGCAACTGGACAACACCTGGACAATAAACCACGCCCTGTGGCCAACTCAGGTGCAGACACATAAATCACGGTCCCAAACATACCTAGCCCCTGCACACTTGTTACGAACCCCTTATCTGGCCTCAGTCCAGTGTTCTCATGCTGACCTGTTGGACATAGTAAGGCAGAACCCTTAGTTCCCTCAAGCCTGTTTTAAgtccagctggagagatgactcagaggttaaggatactggctgctcttcctagaggtcctgagttcaattcaattcccagcaaacacacgGTGGcgcacaactatctataatgagatctggcgccctcttctggtgtacaggcagccacgcaggcagaacactgcacacagaataaatacctggtctacaagaacgagttccaggacaggctccaaagctacagagaaaccctgtctcaacaaacaaagaaattaaataaataaatcttttaaaataatggagGCAGAGATTATGGTCCAATCTGGCCCTCAAGCTAATGTGGGGAtgctatgagcctatgggaaagGGAACAAGGCTACTCAGCctgtgtgtgtcaatgtgtgaGGAGATAGGAGTGTAGTCTAAATTCTGTAGGTAAACTGAGGTCAGAGGAAATAGAAGTCCTGCCTACATTTGCCTTTATATGGATGACCAGAAGTGATGTgtgagaagagatggagagaggagaagaaacgggagaggggaggaggaggaggagacagagggagtgggtgggaagaCTGGGAAAGCTGGGactgagaggagacagaggagacaggGTAATGGAGGAAAcctggggagaggagaaaggagggaggctgTGGAATAAGCACAGGTAAAGGAAGGGGCCGGGTGGACAGAGCAAGAGGGAGATGAAGGCTGAAGCGGGAGGATGGAAAGGAAGTTGCAAAAGGGGTCTGGGATCAGCTCCAAGCACAAAGGCAAGGGGCCTGTGGAAGTAGGGATTCCTCCCACCCAGGTAAGTATACCTCTGGGGAGGTTTTGGGCTGTGGCAGTCTTTTCAGGAAAACACGGGGTTCTGATGTCCTGGTCTAGAGGGGAGGTCCTTTGGTGACGCTTGCTGTCAGTCTGTGTGGGTAATGGACACCAGGTGCAGGTTCCAGGCTGGGGGGATGTGCAGTGAGGTTGGTGGGTGACGGACACCGGGCGCTGCAGTTGATGTGCAGTGGGGTTGGCTGGAAGAACTGGGGCTTAGGAGAGCCAGCCTGCACAGACCCGTACTTCCACCAGTCCTGTCTGGTTCTAAAGCTGAGGTGTGGCTCCCATAGCAACAAGCCATCATTCAGACAAGTATGAGCAAGCACTGTCCCTTCGGCCTCTGTGCAGCCGCTGGTTTTCTGTTTATTACACAGGGTCTCACACATcctaagctggcttcaaactcacttaGACAGTCAAGGCTGACGTTGAACTTCTGATTCTACTGCCTCACCTCCCCAgggccaggattacaggcagaATGCTGGTTTTGAGGGGTTCCAAGgcattgtgcatgctagacaagcactcgaCCAACTAAATCACACCCCAACCctggtttttattcatttaggggtttgttttgttgttgttgctgtcaaTGACactacaaagaaaagagaaagttccCCTCCAGAGAGCCAAGGCCTCtcttcctgccttgcttctgCTCTCCTGCCCTGAACAGAGCACCTCTGCgcctgggggaggggtgctgtctGTCTGCCCCTAGCCTGAGCCATAGCTAGTGGCGTCTAGACGGAGGTGGCCAGGGGCCAGGAGCTGGGTCCGTCATGTAGATTCCAGTCTTTCACTTATTTTCCCAGGTGCAGAAGGCAAACTAAATCCAGGCAGAGGGGAGGCCGGCAAAGGCGTGGGGTTGCTGAGGTCTGTGGGGGAAAGGGTCACGCACAGGTCCAGTGTGAAGCATGAAGTCACAGAACTGGGCAAGCGCTTCCTGACACAGAGGAGCCATTAAGAGCTTCCCAGCTGGGTGCGGGTGGGCAGGCTGCTGCAGGTAAGGTTCATCTGTGTCCACCGGTCCCTTGGTCCCCAGGTGTGGTGCATCCAGGACTTACAAAGGCAGCCTGTGGACCCCAAGCACCACAGCCAGTTGTGCGCAGGAAACTGCTACCTTGCCCTCTATACATACAAGAAATTTGGCCGCGTCCAGTACATCCTGTACCTATGGCAGGTATGCGTGCCTGCTGGGGTATCAGTGGCCTTCCAGCCCTAGACCTAAACTCTAAGAGTGAAAGAGGAAACCCCAGGCCATTAATGTCCCCCTCCCTTCTGCAGGGCCACCAGACCACCATAGAAGACACCAAGGCCctgaacagcaatgctgaggaGATGGACCTTATGTACCATGGAGCCCTGGTGCAGGCACATGTGACCATGGGCAGAGAGTCCCCCCACTTCCTAGCCATCTTCCAGGGGCAGCTGGTAGTCTTCCAGGTAGAGCCCACGTTGGACTTCCCTTTgacacgggggctggagagatgtgcaAGCCTGGGTGTGAGCGACTCCAGCCTCCCCGTAAAGATGCTGGGTGTGACGCTGCATGCTATGATCCTAGCCTGGgggaagttgagacaggaggattcccagagctcaatggccagccagcctagcgtCACTGGTGAGCTCCCTGCcatgagagaccttatctcagagGAGGTGGAGAGCATTCCCGATAATGACATCTGACATCCCAGGACCTTCTCGAGCgcgtgtacatatgcatgcactcatTAATAATCAGTAATGATAACAACAATCATCATCTATCTAACATAAGCCACAGAAAATGCAGGATTCATTTTAGGTCCAGTTCAGAGGTCTCATGCCCCCTGGCTCTGTTGGTTCTCTGCCTAGATGGTGAGGTGACACaccatggtggcaggagcctgCTCTGGGCCCTCTGAAATGGGTGACAATCTAATTTGAAAGGGGCCACAGGACAGTGGTAGCCTTTGTCCTGAAGCAGTTTGTTCACCTCTAAGGCAGGGAGGTGGTCCCCCAGGAGCCCTTGCCTCAGCCTGGGCCCCCATCTTCTTCTAGGGGAGTGCAGACAACACAGGGAAGAGGCCGCCAATCTCCAGCACGAGGCTGTTCCACATGCAAGGGGCTGACAGCCATGACACCAGAACTATGGAGGTGCCAGCCCGGGCCTCCTCCCTCACGTCCGGTGACATCTTCTTCCTGGTCACAACGGATGTCTGCTACCTCTGGTTTGGGAAGGTACCAGTGCATCAGTCACCACTTGGGAAAGTGTCGCTGGGTCAGGGAGGGGTTCCCTCCACCCGAATGCGGGCTTGAAACCCAACTAGATAGAGGCTAGTGGGATGGTGTGGGTGGTGTGAAGTGGCCAGAGGCAAGCCTGGCTCTAGCTGCCTCCCTTCCTGTTTGGGGACTTTCCCGAGAGAGGCCTAGTCTCGTTtgcttgtgggttttgttgttgttcttgttgttttatcTTTAGCATAAACCGCAAATGACTCCCAAACCTGAGTGTCTCTCATCCACACTCTGAGCCCAGAGAGGCTCAGCTGAGAGGGAGATACCTTGCTCACAGGGGTCTCCCGCACAGCCCTAGGCCTCCCTTGGCTCAGGTCCAGCTCCACAGTGAATGGACATGGGACTGGAGGCGAAGCCCTGCCTGCTGCAGTGTTTGACCCAGCCTCTGCTTGCCAGGGCTGTAACGGGGACCAGCGTGAGATGGCCCGGATGGTGGTCACCACCTTTG
This genomic interval carries:
- the Vill gene encoding villin-like protein, which produces MDTNQDLPAIDSHRALQIWITEDLKMLPLPERAHGNFFEECCYIILHVPQSPKANQRGSSDLHYWIGKEASAETQGAAVTCVQRLQEVLGDQTVLHRESQGHESDGFHSYFHPGVVYKKGGRASALKHVETNVYNVQRLLHIQGRKHVSATEVTLSWNSFNKGDIFLLDLGKVMIQWNGPKTSISEKSRALALTCSLRDRERGGRAQISVVEDENKATDLVHIMEAVLGCRSGSLSAAVPTDSVSQQQKANVRLYHVFEKGTDLVVQELATRPLTQDLLQEEGCYLLDQGGFKIYMWQGRKSSPQDKKAAFTRAVGFIQAKGYPSYTNVEVVSDGAESTAFQQLFQTWSKEPDGKKHRGGHKRMQAKLDVSKLHTQPELAAQLRMVDDGSGQVEVWCIQDLQRQPVDPKHHSQLCAGNCYLALYTYKKFGRVQYILYLWQGHQTTIEDTKALNSNAEEMDLMYHGALVQAHVTMGRESPHFLAIFQGQLVVFQGSADNTGKRPPISSTRLFHMQGADSHDTRTMEVPARASSLTSGDIFFLVTTDVCYLWFGKGCNGDQREMARMVVTTFAGNNTETVLEGREPPHFWEALGGRAPYPSNKRLPEEVSSTQPRLFECSSPSGCLVLTEVVFFDQEDLDKYDIMLLDTCHEIFLWLGEEAGEQRKEAVAWGREYLRTHPAERSLDIPIILVKQGHEPATFTGWFVTWDPYKWMNNQSYEEVVEGSLGPASAISEITAEVHNFQLTRGPGDNKAGPSTLLTFKSSQESPENILELGLGVDGKNPSKSPSNGCSSSAANGSLPRERLMHQAVEDLPQGVDPARKEFYLSDSDFQDIFGKSKEEFYSMAKWKQQQEKKKLGFF